One region of Arcobacter sp. CECT 8983 genomic DNA includes:
- a CDS encoding methyl-accepting chemotaxis protein: MIELITKKISNKIIVSLFILMSLSSLIVTYMTTEQVREDSIANTKKNLDMLNTAMFQSLRNAMNTGDPAQIKKAEDEARTIHGVKELVIAKSQPLIDMYDPGAKFTTDPDILKSFKTKENQLLETNNDKDGHALRMIKPMIASQECLMCHANQKEGDVIGIMDLTFSLSEADEEIGQLVIEILTVSTVFGWITIGLIFIIVKRATKPIGTLKSGFENLLKSNDPSIKLDVESKDEIGEVAQLFNSYMDKVRAGLKQDEKVIEEANDILEKTGNGFFVYQVNSTASNPYVEDLKNKLNAMINHTKETLNKINDTLKNYSESKFDYKIDDKGIYGDLGSLAAGIKLVGNNTSEILAMIMNTGDSLKESTRTLSTASNKLSTSSNQQAASLEETAAALEEITANIKGNTEASNEMTSLAGYVTKSAQNGHNLANETAVAMDDINSQVSSINEAIEVIDQIAFQTNILSLNAAVEAATAGEAGKGFAVVAGEVRNLASRSAEAAKEIKELVEKATEKTNTGKQISDNMISGYEELNQNINLTIEKIEQVANASKEQERGIIQINDAVNLLDRATQENAQVAEQISKMSNDIANMSNSLVTAASRASFLQEAREEVCNVDLVYDTANLKVNVLGLKDDVYSKLGTYEKWTTSSCYAVSDWIKEYLEINPSCDYAAIEDLEKLNVSLKGKLQELVDANAAKAENEVLNEKAKAVEVESLRIFGTLNSLKKEACKNK; the protein is encoded by the coding sequence ATGATTGAATTAATTACAAAAAAAATAAGTAACAAAATAATAGTTTCTCTATTTATTTTGATGTCTCTCTCGAGTTTAATTGTAACATACATGACTACAGAACAAGTAAGAGAAGATTCTATTGCTAATACAAAAAAGAATCTAGATATGCTAAATACAGCAATGTTCCAAAGTCTAAGAAATGCAATGAATACAGGGGATCCTGCACAAATCAAAAAAGCAGAAGATGAAGCTAGAACTATTCATGGTGTAAAAGAACTTGTAATTGCAAAAAGTCAACCTTTGATTGATATGTATGACCCAGGTGCAAAATTCACAACTGACCCTGATATTTTAAAATCATTTAAAACAAAAGAAAATCAACTTTTAGAAACTAATAACGATAAAGATGGTCATGCTTTAAGAATGATCAAACCTATGATTGCATCACAAGAATGTTTAATGTGTCACGCAAATCAAAAAGAAGGAGATGTAATTGGTATTATGGACCTTACTTTCTCTCTTTCAGAAGCTGACGAAGAGATTGGTCAATTAGTTATTGAAATTCTTACAGTTTCAACTGTATTTGGTTGGATTACTATTGGTCTAATTTTTATTATTGTAAAAAGAGCAACAAAACCTATTGGAACACTTAAAAGTGGTTTTGAAAATTTATTAAAATCAAATGACCCTAGTATTAAACTTGACGTTGAATCAAAAGATGAAATAGGTGAAGTAGCACAACTATTTAATTCTTATATGGATAAAGTACGAGCGGGTCTAAAACAAGATGAAAAAGTTATTGAAGAAGCAAATGATATTTTAGAAAAAACAGGAAATGGTTTCTTTGTATATCAAGTAAATTCTACTGCGTCTAATCCATATGTAGAAGATTTAAAAAATAAACTAAATGCAATGATTAACCATACAAAAGAGACTCTTAATAAAATCAATGACACACTAAAAAATTATTCAGAATCTAAATTTGATTATAAAATTGATGATAAGGGGATTTATGGGGATTTAGGTTCACTTGCAGCTGGAATTAAACTTGTAGGAAATAATACATCAGAGATCTTAGCAATGATTATGAATACAGGTGATTCACTAAAAGAGAGTACTCGTACTTTATCAACTGCATCAAATAAACTTTCTACATCATCAAATCAACAAGCAGCTTCTTTAGAAGAAACAGCAGCTGCACTAGAAGAGATTACTGCTAATATTAAAGGTAATACAGAAGCTTCAAATGAGATGACTTCATTAGCAGGATATGTAACAAAATCAGCTCAAAATGGTCACAATCTTGCAAATGAAACTGCCGTTGCTATGGATGATATTAATTCACAAGTTAGTTCTATTAATGAAGCTATTGAAGTTATTGATCAAATTGCTTTTCAAACAAATATTTTATCACTTAATGCAGCAGTTGAAGCAGCAACAGCTGGTGAAGCAGGTAAAGGTTTTGCAGTTGTTGCAGGGGAAGTAAGAAATTTAGCAAGTAGATCAGCTGAAGCAGCAAAAGAGATTAAAGAACTTGTTGAAAAAGCAACTGAGAAAACTAATACTGGAAAACAAATCTCTGATAATATGATTTCTGGTTATGAAGAGTTAAATCAAAATATTAATTTAACTATTGAAAAAATTGAACAAGTTGCAAATGCTTCTAAAGAGCAAGAAAGAGGAATAATACAAATTAATGATGCCGTTAACTTATTAGATAGAGCAACACAAGAAAATGCACAAGTTGCAGAGCAAATTTCTAAAATGTCAAATGATATTGCAAATATGTCGAACTCTTTAGTAACAGCAGCTTCAAGAGCTAGTTTCTTACAAGAAGCTAGAGAAGAAGTTTGTAATGTTGACTTAGTTTATGATACTGCTAATCTTAAAGTAAATGTATTAGGTCTAAAAGATGATGTTTACTCAAAACTTGGAACATATGAAAAATGGACTACTTCTAGTTGTTATGCAGTTTCTGATTGGATTAAAGAGTACTTAGAGATTAATCCAAGTTGTGATTACGCAGCTATTGAAGATCTTGAAAAATTAAACGTAAGCTTAAAAGGTAAACTTCAAGAGTTGGTAGATGCAAATGCAGCTAAAGCAGAAAATGAAGTTTTAAATGAAAAAGCTAAGGCTGTGGAAGTAGAATCTTTAAGAATATTTGGAACACTGAATAGTCTGAAAAAAGAGGCATGTAAGAATAAATAA
- the ruvA gene encoding Holliday junction branch migration protein RuvA, which yields MIVGIEGSIEKKEPTHLHLNVNGLIYEVFVSINCSSKVTDKRVKLHTTHIIREDSQALYGFLDPNEKKLFDTVIKINGVGPKVALAICSTFTPSSFAQIVSENDVSMLKRVPGIGPKGASRILVELSGFIVDDEDEGSTGGSNATLEAALALESLGFKKDVVSKALKACTGTNTSDLVKQALKQLQK from the coding sequence ATGATTGTAGGCATTGAAGGAAGCATTGAAAAAAAGGAACCTACCCACTTACATCTTAATGTAAATGGTCTAATTTATGAGGTTTTTGTCTCAATAAATTGTAGCTCAAAAGTAACAGACAAGCGTGTTAAGCTTCATACAACTCATATTATCAGAGAAGATTCTCAAGCACTTTATGGCTTTTTAGACCCCAATGAAAAAAAATTATTTGATACAGTTATTAAAATAAATGGAGTAGGTCCAAAAGTAGCACTTGCAATTTGTTCTACTTTTACGCCAAGTTCATTTGCACAAATTGTTAGTGAAAATGATGTATCTATGTTAAAAAGAGTTCCAGGGATTGGTCCAAAAGGTGCAAGTAGAATTTTAGTTGAGTTATCTGGGTTTATTGTGGATGATGAAGATGAAGGTTCAACTGGTGGTTCAAATGCAACACTTGAAGCTGCCCTTGCTTTAGAGTCTTTAGGCTTTAAAAAAGATGTTGTATCAAAAGCACTTAAAGCTTGCACAGGTACAAATACAAGTGATTTAGTAAAACAAGCACTTAAGCAATTACAAAAATAA
- a CDS encoding D-alanine--D-alanine ligase, with the protein MKLGIVFGGKSYEHEISIVSAIAMKDVLKEELVYIFCDSNREFYHIPTDKIKSKLFSSGEYKKCDVLNFSKDGFTKKAMFSSKPFEVDVVLNITHGADGEDGLLASLFEYANISYIGPRKGACSVSFNKFLTKGYAQGVGVKVIDYKYYTKNEKVEVHSFPVIIKPVSLGSSIGVSIVKSKEELDYALDVAFEFDEAVIVEPFVAGIKEYNLAGAKINGEFIFSMIEEPQKAEFLDFDKKYLDFARTSAALEADISEELKDRIKESFKAIYNNTFDGSLIRCDFFVQEDEVYLNEINPIPGSMANYLFKDFNNVLTTLAKSLPKQKDIKITYEYVNKIQASKGK; encoded by the coding sequence TTGAAGTTAGGAATAGTTTTTGGTGGTAAATCATATGAGCATGAAATATCTATTGTTTCTGCTATTGCTATGAAAGATGTTTTAAAAGAAGAGTTAGTTTATATTTTTTGTGATTCAAATAGAGAATTTTATCATATTCCAACAGATAAAATAAAATCAAAACTATTTAGTAGTGGTGAATATAAAAAGTGTGACGTTTTAAACTTTTCAAAAGATGGTTTCACAAAAAAAGCAATGTTTAGTTCAAAACCTTTTGAGGTTGATGTTGTTTTAAATATTACTCATGGTGCAGATGGTGAAGATGGACTTTTAGCTTCTTTATTTGAGTATGCAAATATTTCTTATATAGGTCCTAGAAAAGGTGCTTGTAGTGTAAGTTTTAATAAGTTTTTAACAAAAGGTTATGCTCAAGGCGTAGGTGTGAAAGTTATTGATTATAAATATTACACAAAAAATGAAAAAGTAGAAGTTCACTCTTTCCCTGTTATTATCAAACCAGTTAGTTTAGGAAGTTCTATTGGAGTATCAATTGTAAAATCAAAAGAAGAGTTAGATTATGCTCTTGATGTAGCTTTTGAGTTTGATGAAGCAGTTATTGTAGAACCATTTGTAGCAGGAATCAAAGAGTATAATTTAGCGGGTGCAAAAATAAATGGTGAATTTATATTCTCTATGATTGAAGAACCTCAAAAAGCTGAGTTTTTAGATTTTGATAAAAAGTATTTAGATTTTGCAAGAACTTCTGCTGCATTGGAAGCTGATATTTCTGAAGAACTTAAAGACAGAATCAAAGAGTCTTTTAAAGCTATATACAACAATACTTTTGATGGTTCACTTATTAGATGTGACTTTTTTGTTCAAGAAGATGAAGTATATTTAAATGAAATAAATCCTATTCCTGGTTCTATGGCAAATTACTTATTTAAAGACTTTAATAATGTATTAACAACACTAGCTAAATCTTTACCAAAACAAAAAGATATTAAAATAACATATGAATATGTAAATAAAATACAAGCATCAAAAGGTAAATAA
- a CDS encoding alpha/beta fold hydrolase, protein MALKSIEVQDRKFNISYEIVNPSQKKDIVILHGWGSNKEIMKQAFGNLLQDFRHIYIDMPGFGKSSNDYVLTTKDYSLIIKKFLEALNTNVIAIAGHSFGGKVATLINPDNLILLSTAGILEKKSASVKTKIFFAKTFNKLGLRKLTKSFRSDDVKQMSHEMYETFKNVVDEDFCYIFSSFEKNAMIFWGKADTATTLPSGEKIHKLIKNSSFTAYEGDHYFFLKHAKDICEKIENGLK, encoded by the coding sequence TTGGCTTTAAAAAGCATTGAAGTACAAGACAGAAAATTTAATATCTCATATGAGATAGTTAATCCTAGTCAAAAAAAAGATATAGTTATACTTCATGGTTGGGGTTCAAATAAAGAGATTATGAAACAAGCATTTGGTAATCTTTTACAAGACTTTAGGCATATATATATTGATATGCCTGGTTTTGGAAAAAGTTCAAATGATTATGTTCTTACTACAAAAGATTATTCACTTATTATAAAAAAGTTTTTAGAAGCTTTAAATACAAATGTCATAGCAATAGCTGGACACTCATTTGGTGGAAAAGTTGCAACACTTATAAATCCAGATAATCTAATCTTACTAAGTACTGCTGGAATTTTAGAAAAAAAGAGTGCTTCAGTTAAAACAAAAATCTTTTTTGCAAAAACCTTTAATAAACTAGGTCTTAGAAAGCTTACTAAATCATTTAGAAGTGATGATGTAAAACAGATGAGCCATGAAATGTATGAGACTTTTAAAAATGTAGTAGATGAAGACTTCTGCTATATCTTTTCTTCTTTTGAAAAAAATGCTATGATTTTTTGGGGGAAAGCAGATACTGCTACAACTCTTCCTTCAGGGGAAAAAATTCACAAACTTATCAAAAATAGTAGTTTTACAGCCTATGAAGGTGATCACTACTTCTTTTTAAAGCATGCAAAAGATATTTGTGAAAAAATTGAAAACGGATTAAAATAA
- a CDS encoding UDP-N-acetylmuramoyl-tripeptide--D-alanyl-D-alanine ligase — translation MEILEYFYIFTHVLLIMSLGWYLITNLQWYNYKLERVVLKHHKWQWHITYFVSPIVLFHLLPDLYFSIYFYLIYMTSFVLWNKKLDRSLVLTSRVKRFLAVLLFITFALHLLCILSESCHATAIFVPIILTLAVTYLMEKMFFITFKNKGKQRLQAIPQLRTIAITASYGKTSIKNYLYHVLKRKYKVYKTPRSVNTIAGIVLDVNRDLPLDTQIYIAEAGARQEGDIEEITMYLEPQYCILGSVGEQHIEYFKTIENIIHTKMEILKSPKMVRGFVHESVPLKQDYAEITKFPDNLNVTMSNLDGIWFDILIDGEQQHFHAPVLGSFNAINLTAVILVAYELGMTIDEIKLAIKDLPQVEHRLQKIEAGGKIIIDDSFNGNLEGMLEAINICSKHEGRKVIITPGLVESTSEANILLAKEINEKFDLAIVTGELNSHLLSSNIDEDKVFVLKDKSKLEDTLASVTKEGDLILFANDAPNFI, via the coding sequence ATGGAAATACTAGAATACTTTTATATATTTACACATGTTTTACTAATCATGTCTTTAGGTTGGTATTTAATTACAAACTTACAATGGTACAACTATAAGCTAGAAAGAGTAGTTTTAAAACATCACAAGTGGCAATGGCACATTACATACTTTGTCTCTCCTATTGTACTGTTTCATCTATTACCAGATCTATATTTTTCTATTTATTTTTATTTAATTTATATGACAAGTTTTGTTCTTTGGAATAAAAAACTAGATAGATCTTTAGTTTTAACTTCTAGAGTAAAAAGATTTTTAGCGGTACTATTGTTTATAACTTTTGCACTTCATTTACTTTGTATTTTAAGTGAATCTTGCCATGCAACGGCTATTTTTGTTCCTATTATTTTAACTCTTGCAGTTACATATTTAATGGAAAAAATGTTTTTTATTACATTTAAAAATAAAGGTAAACAAAGATTACAAGCTATTCCACAACTAAGAACTATAGCTATTACTGCATCATATGGGAAAACTTCTATTAAAAACTATTTATACCATGTTTTAAAAAGAAAATATAAAGTATATAAAACTCCAAGGTCAGTAAATACAATTGCTGGAATAGTTCTAGATGTAAATAGAGATTTACCACTTGATACACAAATATATATTGCAGAAGCTGGTGCTAGACAAGAGGGTGATATAGAAGAAATCACTATGTATTTGGAACCTCAATATTGTATTTTAGGAAGTGTTGGTGAGCAACATATAGAATACTTTAAAACTATAGAAAATATTATCCATACAAAAATGGAGATACTAAAATCACCAAAGATGGTAAGAGGTTTTGTACATGAATCAGTTCCTTTAAAACAAGATTATGCAGAGATTACAAAATTTCCTGATAATCTAAATGTTACTATGTCAAACCTTGATGGTATATGGTTTGATATTTTAATTGATGGGGAACAACAACATTTCCATGCTCCAGTTCTTGGAAGCTTTAATGCTATAAATCTTACGGCAGTTATTTTAGTAGCTTATGAACTTGGGATGACTATTGATGAAATCAAACTTGCAATAAAAGATTTACCACAAGTAGAGCATAGACTTCAAAAAATAGAAGCAGGTGGAAAGATTATCATTGATGATAGTTTTAATGGAAACTTAGAAGGTATGCTTGAAGCTATAAATATTTGTTCAAAACATGAAGGAAGAAAAGTTATTATTACTCCAGGATTAGTTGAATCAACTTCTGAAGCAAATATTTTACTTGCAAAAGAGATAAATGAGAAGTTTGATTTAGCAATAGTTACGGGAGAATTAAACTCACATTTACTTAGTTCTAATATTGATGAAGATAAAGTATTTGTATTAAAAGATAAATCAAAACTAGAAGATACTTTAGCATCAGTTACAAAAGAGGGTGATTTAATTCTTTTTGCAAATGATGCACCTAATTTTATATAA
- a CDS encoding HIT domain-containing protein yields MEHLYAPWRYSYVSEEKIEGCVFCHIAKNVDDEKYQVLFHDELCYVVMNKFPYSPGHMMVIPYFHTDKIEELEEETWLRVSKRARQAVKLLKEVMPCEGVNIGMNLGKAAGAGIEQHVHYHVLPRWLGDTNFISTVAGARVYPAQFDEIFEKLKANALKYFE; encoded by the coding sequence ATGGAACACCTATACGCACCTTGGCGATACTCTTATGTTAGTGAAGAGAAAATAGAAGGATGTGTATTCTGTCATATAGCAAAAAATGTAGATGATGAAAAATATCAAGTTCTTTTTCATGATGAACTTTGCTATGTAGTTATGAATAAGTTTCCATATTCTCCTGGACATATGATGGTAATTCCATATTTTCATACAGACAAAATAGAAGAGTTAGAAGAAGAAACTTGGCTAAGAGTTTCTAAAAGAGCTAGACAAGCAGTGAAGCTATTAAAAGAAGTTATGCCTTGTGAAGGTGTTAATATTGGTATGAATCTTGGTAAAGCTGCTGGTGCAGGTATAGAACAACACGTACACTATCATGTACTTCCTAGATGGTTAGGTGATACAAACTTTATCTCAACTGTAGCAGGTGCAAGAGTTTATCCTGCCCAGTTTGATGAAATATTTGAGAAGCTTAAAGCTAATGCTTTAAAATACTTTGAATAA
- a CDS encoding DUF6161 domain-containing protein, producing MDITKLVNEVFAKSLNSIIVEEIKNFSKEDYYIENFRKSILYLKLRINTQADETKVFINDKLEDFLRYTSSKALINNYKIELIDIMNYFINLLEENEKISISKEEFSNRYDKLISMMNRDVNKSNLSLYTKENKKFRIFRKNTSIVIRPESDNNNLTSSKENLIKIAYGEKENNLKAYTTIIIEKIFDNSIFDEIEGASNVFVDQLTNMDEKNQRINKLEEDKDKLYGEIKQLEDKLNENEELFKDVKSMYEKSSSLVDEYENAKETVLSELKVHKSTKFWEQQIAFYTKRYWIYIGIVIVLISFLLYGIFYVDKQFVSEMNSVSQEKVEKDIESKKDKKTDHSLIIKSADLIKYGFIILFISLNVWIIRIVMKIALSNYHLSIDAKERVTMINTYLALMKEGNTLEENDKRIMIESIFRQTNHGIIKDESSITVTDIISSIKK from the coding sequence ATGGATATAACTAAGTTAGTTAATGAAGTATTTGCAAAGTCATTAAATTCAATTATAGTTGAAGAAATAAAAAACTTTTCTAAAGAAGATTACTATATTGAGAACTTTAGAAAGTCTATATTGTACTTGAAATTGAGAATAAATACTCAAGCAGATGAGACAAAAGTTTTTATTAATGATAAATTAGAAGATTTTTTAAGATATACAAGTAGTAAAGCACTGATAAATAATTACAAAATAGAACTAATTGATATAATGAACTATTTTATTAATTTACTTGAAGAAAATGAAAAAATATCTATTTCTAAAGAGGAATTTTCAAATAGGTATGATAAGTTGATTTCAATGATGAATAGAGATGTAAATAAGTCAAATTTATCATTGTATACAAAAGAAAATAAAAAGTTTAGAATATTTAGAAAAAATACTTCTATTGTTATAAGGCCTGAAAGTGATAATAATAATCTTACTTCAAGTAAAGAAAATTTAATCAAAATTGCTTATGGTGAGAAAGAGAATAATTTAAAAGCATATACAACAATAATAATTGAAAAAATATTTGATAATTCTATATTTGATGAAATAGAAGGGGCTTCAAATGTTTTTGTAGATCAACTAACAAATATGGATGAAAAAAATCAACGTATAAATAAACTAGAAGAAGATAAAGATAAGTTATATGGTGAGATAAAACAGTTAGAAGACAAATTAAATGAAAATGAAGAATTATTTAAAGATGTAAAGTCAATGTATGAAAAATCTTCTTCTCTTGTTGATGAATATGAAAATGCAAAGGAGACGGTTCTAAGTGAATTAAAAGTTCATAAATCAACAAAATTCTGGGAACAACAAATAGCATTTTATACAAAGAGATATTGGATATATATAGGAATAGTTATTGTATTAATTAGCTTTTTATTGTATGGCATTTTTTATGTTGATAAACAGTTTGTCTCAGAGATGAATTCAGTTAGCCAAGAAAAGGTAGAAAAAGATATAGAATCAAAAAAAGATAAAAAAACTGATCATAGTCTAATTATTAAAAGTGCAGATTTAATAAAATATGGTTTTATTATTTTATTTATTTCTCTTAATGTTTGGATTATAAGAATAGTAATGAAGATAGCCTTAAGTAATTATCATTTATCGATTGATGCAAAAGAGAGGGTAACTATGATTAATACATATTTAGCACTTATGAAAGAAGGTAATACTCTAGAAGAAAATGATAAAAGAATTATGATTGAAAGTATTTTTAGACAAACAAATCATGGGATTATAAAAGATGAAAGTAGTATAACTGTGACAGATATAATATCTTCAATCAAAAAATAA
- the def gene encoding peptide deformylase, whose amino-acid sequence MFFKKKECPIAKLGEKVLRQKAKEVENINSKEILTIIKKMLDCVKSSRGVGLAAPQIFESYKILIISSHPNDRYPNAPFMEDEILINPKILSRSETIEKDWEGCLSIPGIRALVPRHKSVEVEYTTLEGTKTQVVFEDFVARIFQHEYDHLLGKVYLDRVETPKDIISEEVYFKTIK is encoded by the coding sequence ATGTTTTTCAAAAAGAAAGAATGCCCTATAGCAAAACTTGGTGAAAAAGTTTTAAGACAAAAAGCCAAAGAAGTAGAAAATATAAACTCAAAAGAGATACTAACTATTATAAAGAAAATGCTTGATTGTGTAAAATCAAGTAGGGGAGTTGGTCTTGCTGCTCCTCAAATCTTTGAAAGCTATAAAATACTTATAATCTCATCTCACCCAAATGATAGATATCCAAATGCTCCATTTATGGAAGATGAAATACTAATAAATCCAAAAATCCTAAGCAGGTCAGAAACTATAGAAAAAGATTGGGAAGGGTGTTTGAGTATTCCTGGAATTAGAGCTTTGGTTCCTAGACATAAGAGTGTAGAAGTTGAATACACAACCTTAGAAGGTACAAAAACACAAGTTGTATTTGAAGATTTTGTTGCAAGAATATTTCAACATGAATATGATCATTTATTGGGGAAAGTTTATTTAGATAGAGTAGAAACTCCTAAAGATATAATCTCAGAAGAAGTTTATTTCAAAACTATAAAGTAG
- a CDS encoding RidA family protein: protein MTTRKIINEKMSRIVEHNGTIYFAGIVSDDKELDIKVQAKRALEIAEERFKEAGTDKHHLLRAEICLKDIYRDFKAFNEVWNSWVSDEKPARACVEANMASHNTLVEIIFTAAKK from the coding sequence ATGACTACTAGAAAAATAATAAACGAAAAAATGAGTAGAATAGTAGAACACAATGGCACTATTTATTTTGCAGGAATTGTATCAGATGATAAAGAACTAGATATCAAAGTTCAAGCTAAAAGAGCTTTAGAAATAGCAGAAGAGAGATTCAAAGAAGCTGGAACTGATAAGCATCATTTACTTAGAGCAGAGATTTGTCTAAAAGATATTTATAGAGATTTTAAAGCTTTTAATGAAGTATGGAATAGTTGGGTTTCAGATGAAAAACCAGCACGAGCTTGTGTCGAAGCAAATATGGCAAGTCATAATACACTTGTAGAAATAATCTTCACAGCAGCAAAGAAATAG